A single region of the Marinobacter nanhaiticus D15-8W genome encodes:
- a CDS encoding MFS transporter, with amino-acid sequence MESSNLHAPRLATRLAFLTAGFGISCWAPLVPIVKLQLELDEGVIGLLLLCLGVGSIFAMVSTGVFSSRYGSKPIIIAGGLGLTLILPLLMLSTTPQALGVALFGFGASLGALDVAMNVHAVEVEKAADKPLMSGFHGLFSVGGFLGAGLMTALLSVGVSAKVSTFICAVLMLPAVLIAWPRLLSSHPDDEAPMFAFPKGVVLILAMLGGIMFLVEGAVLDWSALLITSTGKVDEPQGGLGYMLFAITMTLGRFTGDAIAMRIGDRALMFWGGITALVGFAVLLAIPVPFIALCGFLLIGLGASNIVPVLFRRGGTQKDMPPALAVAAIGSLGYAGILLGPAAVGFFAKVFSLPFAFWMLTGLLCLIPLFARKATR; translated from the coding sequence GTGGAATCCAGTAACCTGCACGCACCTCGGCTAGCGACTCGGCTTGCCTTTCTTACTGCCGGATTCGGTATTTCCTGCTGGGCACCGCTGGTTCCGATCGTCAAGCTGCAACTTGAATTGGACGAAGGGGTTATCGGCCTCCTATTACTCTGTCTGGGCGTTGGGTCGATATTCGCCATGGTATCCACCGGCGTGTTTTCTTCGCGTTACGGCAGTAAGCCGATCATCATTGCCGGCGGTCTGGGACTCACCTTAATACTCCCTTTGTTGATGCTCTCCACGACACCGCAAGCCCTGGGCGTTGCCCTGTTTGGCTTTGGCGCATCGTTGGGGGCGCTGGATGTTGCAATGAACGTTCATGCCGTCGAAGTCGAAAAGGCCGCCGACAAGCCTTTGATGTCAGGCTTTCATGGATTATTCAGTGTGGGAGGATTTCTTGGCGCCGGGTTGATGACCGCCCTTCTGTCAGTCGGCGTCAGCGCAAAGGTGAGTACATTTATCTGTGCGGTACTGATGCTGCCGGCTGTTCTAATCGCCTGGCCACGCCTTTTGTCGTCCCATCCTGATGACGAGGCGCCGATGTTCGCCTTCCCGAAGGGTGTTGTGCTGATCCTGGCTATGCTGGGCGGGATCATGTTTCTTGTCGAGGGCGCAGTACTCGACTGGAGCGCCCTATTGATCACGAGCACCGGCAAGGTCGACGAACCCCAGGGTGGTCTTGGTTACATGCTATTTGCCATCACCATGACCTTGGGCCGGTTTACGGGAGACGCCATCGCGATGAGAATCGGCGATCGAGCGTTGATGTTCTGGGGTGGGATCACCGCATTGGTCGGATTTGCCGTACTCCTTGCGATACCCGTGCCGTTCATCGCACTCTGCGGCTTCTTGTTGATCGGTTTGGGAGCCTCGAATATCGTGCCCGTCCTGTTCCGTCGTGGGGGTACGCAGAAGGACATGCCCCCTGCTCTGGCAGTCGCCGCGATAGGGAGCCTGGGGTATGCTGGTATACTCCTGGGTCCCGCGGCTGTGGGCTTTTTCGCGAAGGTGTTTAGTTTACCTTTCGCGTTCTGGATGCTGACAGGATTACTCTGTCTCATCCCTCTTTTCGCAAGAAAAGCGACGCGTTGA
- a CDS encoding DeoR/GlpR family DNA-binding transcription regulator, giving the protein MVANDIPMERRDQIAERLANGHSVIASALALEFNVSEDAIRRDLRALAAEGLCRRVYGGALPLTSDSPPMSVRMSEGQEQKAHLAKTGVRSIQPGEFVFLDNGSTNLALAKLLPEDHELKVATNSLVIAAELLQRPDIELIVLGGSASHQLGGCVDGNALLALVQLNIDRAFIGACALSRSHGIGAFNSADAMFKRQLLARSQHKIVLATNEKVTLRAPHKIGELNELTELIVEHDLPDRDFQQLKSMCPSVVRADRGH; this is encoded by the coding sequence ATGGTCGCCAATGACATACCTATGGAACGACGGGATCAAATCGCCGAGCGGTTGGCGAACGGACACTCGGTGATCGCGAGTGCCCTGGCGCTGGAATTCAACGTTTCCGAAGATGCGATACGCCGTGATTTGCGCGCGCTGGCGGCTGAGGGCCTCTGTCGGCGGGTCTATGGTGGCGCCTTGCCGTTGACGTCCGACTCGCCGCCCATGTCAGTGCGAATGAGTGAAGGCCAGGAACAAAAGGCTCACTTGGCCAAAACGGGGGTAAGGAGCATCCAGCCTGGAGAGTTCGTCTTTCTCGATAATGGCAGCACCAATCTCGCACTAGCTAAGTTATTACCCGAAGACCACGAGTTAAAGGTGGCTACTAATTCTCTGGTGATTGCTGCCGAGTTGCTGCAGAGACCAGATATCGAATTGATCGTTCTGGGTGGGTCGGCGTCCCACCAACTCGGTGGCTGCGTGGATGGCAACGCATTGCTCGCCCTCGTACAACTGAATATCGACCGCGCCTTTATCGGCGCCTGCGCCCTTTCAAGGTCACATGGCATTGGCGCCTTCAACTCCGCTGACGCTATGTTCAAGCGCCAGTTGCTAGCCAGAAGCCAGCACAAAATCGTGCTGGCAACGAATGAAAAAGTGACCCTGCGTGCGCCTCACAAGATTGGTGAGTTAAACGAACTCACGGAACTGATCGTTGAACACGACCTGCCCGACAGAGACTTCCAACAGTTGAAGAGCATGTGTCCTTCGGTCGTCAGGGCTGATCGCGGCCATTAA
- a CDS encoding ACT domain-containing protein, which translates to MKRTQFLQDLIKQLSPTLDPNSYVYCTVAKAKYGELEHLKPIVSLAELEGLTLVIPLEQAEAEGLDYYRVFRRITLKGHSSLDALGLTSVVTSVLAERGITTNVVAGFYHDHMFVPSDRIDEAMEALKTLASEG; encoded by the coding sequence ATGAAGCGAACACAGTTTCTCCAGGATTTGATCAAGCAGCTCTCGCCAACACTTGATCCGAATTCTTATGTTTACTGCACGGTGGCTAAAGCAAAGTACGGCGAACTGGAACACCTAAAACCCATCGTCAGCCTGGCCGAACTGGAAGGACTTACTCTCGTTATTCCGCTGGAACAGGCCGAAGCCGAAGGCCTGGACTATTACCGGGTCTTCCGCCGCATCACGCTCAAAGGGCACTCCAGTCTTGACGCGCTGGGGCTGACTTCCGTTGTTACAAGTGTCCTCGCCGAACGCGGGATTACCACCAATGTCGTTGCCGGCTTTTATCACGACCATATGTTCGTGCCGAGCGATCGAATCGATGAGGCGATGGAGGCGTTGAAGACTTTGGCAAGCGAAGGCTGA
- a CDS encoding LysR family transcriptional regulator, which produces MEPWGNLVSFVRAAEALNFSEAARRLGVSSSAVSKNVAQLERNLGTRLFHRSTRRLTLTEVGERFYAEVVEHLDSIEAAIARVDEFRQVPAGRLRVSLSPSMGIDNVLPLLSEFNTLYPAVVPDWHFENRRVDLIAEGFDAAISGAVELMPGVVARELCKLHLVAVASPTFVKNNPVPKEPGELEALDGIVVRSTQSGRPRKWTMRCTDGSSYDVSLKPSFIMNDPEAICRCAAMGLGVTLAPLDRAYPYLQRGELVRLLPDWYVDLGSVVVYYSGQKLLPAKTRVFIDFLVDHFEKNLAPNFRAV; this is translated from the coding sequence GTGGAGCCGTGGGGAAATCTGGTTTCATTCGTTAGAGCCGCCGAGGCCCTGAACTTCTCGGAGGCGGCAAGACGGCTGGGTGTGTCATCGTCCGCGGTGAGCAAAAACGTTGCGCAATTGGAGCGTAATCTCGGAACCCGCCTGTTCCATCGAAGTACCCGGCGCCTGACGTTAACGGAGGTCGGCGAACGCTTTTATGCGGAAGTGGTTGAGCATCTGGACAGCATCGAAGCAGCGATTGCCCGAGTGGATGAGTTTCGCCAGGTCCCGGCCGGCCGTTTGCGGGTCAGCTTGTCCCCTTCGATGGGGATAGACAACGTTCTTCCGCTGTTATCAGAGTTCAACACGCTTTATCCGGCAGTGGTTCCCGATTGGCACTTTGAAAATCGACGGGTGGACTTGATTGCAGAAGGGTTCGACGCGGCGATCAGTGGCGCGGTGGAACTCATGCCGGGAGTGGTGGCGCGGGAGTTGTGCAAATTACATCTGGTAGCGGTGGCCTCGCCGACTTTCGTCAAGAATAACCCCGTCCCGAAGGAGCCAGGTGAACTCGAGGCGCTGGATGGAATCGTTGTCAGATCGACCCAAAGCGGCCGGCCGCGTAAGTGGACTATGCGCTGCACGGACGGTTCAAGCTACGATGTGAGTCTCAAACCGTCGTTCATTATGAATGATCCGGAAGCTATCTGCCGTTGCGCGGCGATGGGACTGGGCGTCACGCTGGCACCGCTGGATCGCGCCTACCCTTACCTCCAAAGGGGCGAGTTGGTGCGCCTGCTACCGGACTGGTATGTCGATCTGGGTTCCGTCGTCGTCTACTACTCGGGACAGAAACTCTTGCCGGCAAAGACGCGTGTCTTTATCGACTTTCTCGTTGACCATTTCGAAAAAAATCTGGCGCCGAATTTTCGAGCTGTTTAG
- a CDS encoding SDR family NAD(P)-dependent oxidoreductase — protein sequence MSKRLEGKVALVTGGTTGIGRASVQEFVSQGATVFVTGRRQAELDEAVAMAGSGAIGIRGDISNMDDLDRILTEIAEKAGHLDIVFANAGLGDFLPMGEITEEHFDRIFSVNVKGTLFTVQKALPLLRDGSSVILTGSTTGSSGTENFSVYSASKAAVRNFARNWILDLKTRRIRVNTLSPGPVETPGLTGLVPTEHSQGLLDSFADLVPLGRVGQPSEIAKVASFLASDESSFVNGIELFADGGIAQI from the coding sequence ATGAGTAAGAGACTTGAAGGTAAAGTCGCGCTAGTCACTGGAGGCACGACAGGCATAGGCCGCGCATCAGTCCAGGAATTCGTCTCACAAGGCGCAACCGTGTTCGTGACCGGCCGCCGCCAGGCCGAACTCGATGAAGCCGTGGCCATGGCAGGTTCAGGTGCGATCGGTATTCGCGGCGACATATCAAACATGGATGATCTGGACCGGATTTTGACTGAAATCGCGGAGAAAGCTGGGCATCTGGATATTGTTTTTGCAAATGCCGGCCTTGGGGACTTCCTTCCCATGGGCGAAATTACCGAAGAACATTTTGATCGGATTTTCAGTGTCAATGTGAAGGGAACGTTGTTCACCGTTCAGAAAGCTTTGCCTCTCTTGCGCGATGGCAGCTCAGTCATCCTTACAGGGTCCACGACCGGCAGCTCGGGAACAGAGAACTTCAGTGTATACAGCGCGAGTAAGGCAGCGGTACGCAACTTTGCGCGCAACTGGATACTCGACCTGAAAACGCGTCGAATTCGGGTCAACACGCTGAGTCCAGGGCCTGTGGAGACTCCGGGACTCACCGGCCTGGTTCCGACCGAGCACTCACAGGGCTTGCTGGATAGCTTCGCAGATCTCGTTCCCCTCGGGCGGGTAGGGCAGCCGAGTGAAATCGCCAAGGTAGCGTCGTTCCTTGCTTCAGACGAGAGCAGCTTTGTTAACGGCATCGAGCTCTTTGCCGACGGCGGTATAGCGCAGATCTAA
- a CDS encoding alpha/beta fold hydrolase, with amino-acid sequence MPYANVNDVNLYYECHGKGAPLMLIAGLASDSQSWGPVIDELSQHYLVIVLDNRGVGRTTPQDGGTSIQHMANDCMALLDYLELPDASLLGHSMGGFVALDCTIRYPARVSKLILAGTSALNSDRNNSLFQDWVADLKTGMDAATWFRNIFYSIFSDRFFENKETVTEAIRFAVEYPYPQGVTAFEQQVDAIAAFNCLDQLPNITQETMVICGKQDLLFPSEESSNVFQVIPHVSIKVLDDAAHSIHMEVPGAFLAHVVNFLSAEDVPPRQDVG; translated from the coding sequence ATGCCATACGCCAACGTGAATGACGTTAACCTCTACTACGAATGTCATGGAAAAGGCGCTCCGTTAATGCTGATCGCTGGCCTTGCTAGCGACTCCCAGAGTTGGGGGCCGGTAATAGACGAGCTATCCCAGCATTACCTCGTTATCGTTCTGGACAACCGAGGTGTGGGTCGCACCACCCCCCAGGATGGTGGGACGAGCATCCAGCACATGGCGAACGACTGCATGGCGCTTCTCGATTATCTGGAATTGCCTGATGCGAGCCTGCTTGGGCATTCAATGGGTGGCTTCGTAGCGCTGGATTGTACTATTCGCTATCCCGCACGCGTATCGAAACTGATCCTTGCCGGAACGTCGGCGTTAAACTCCGATAGGAATAACAGCCTGTTTCAGGATTGGGTCGCTGACCTGAAAACAGGAATGGATGCGGCTACCTGGTTCCGTAACATTTTTTATTCGATATTCAGTGATCGTTTCTTCGAAAACAAAGAAACCGTAACTGAAGCCATTCGATTCGCGGTCGAGTACCCATATCCCCAAGGCGTAACCGCCTTCGAACAACAGGTCGATGCCATCGCAGCTTTTAATTGCCTGGACCAACTGCCAAACATTACTCAGGAGACGATGGTCATTTGCGGAAAGCAGGACCTCCTGTTTCCCTCAGAGGAAAGCAGCAACGTTTTTCAGGTGATCCCGCACGTCAGTATTAAGGTGCTCGACGATGCGGCTCATTCGATACACATGGAAGTCCCGGGCGCATTTCTGGCGCATGTCGTCAACTTCCTTAGCGCTGAGGATGTGCCCCCAAGACAGGATGTAGGTTGA
- a CDS encoding protein adenylyltransferase SelO — MPKRLTSATPPFVASLDDLAPMADYSFMDTLNRDPEAMAGGIDYAPRQVFSGHYVPIRPTPIEEPSYVAHSQSLFRELGFEDSLAQSDDFVRMFSGDLSHVPDPLRPVGWATGYALSIYGTEFVQQCPFQTGNGYGDGRAISVLEALINGKRWEMQLKGGGRTPYCRGADGRAVLRSSVREFLAQEHMHALGVPTSRSLSLYVSKTETVNRPWYSPGSRSTDPDVMVSEPVAISTRVAPSFIRVGQLELFGRRARKQENPRALEELEKIVLHLIHREYSETIDPSLALADQVVYLARAFRSRLTSLVANWIRVGYCQGNFNSDNCAAGGFTLDYGPFGFCEVFDPYYQPWTGGGQHFSFLNQPMAAERNFYSFCSAVRPLLTGDPDALQQLDQIQGDFPKVMHEQMEKMWAAKLGLEAFDGALFSELVTLMTQTPVDYILFFRELSSVPDDIEPLKKSFYKSRACAADPESFEKRWSDWLIKWKSHIRSGSREALSSQMKQANPKYSLREWFVVPAYQQAAAGDYALLHELQDVMTQPYAEQSKKVEEKYYRLKPPEYFELGGTSHLSCSS, encoded by the coding sequence ATGCCGAAGCGACTAACCAGCGCGACGCCTCCCTTCGTGGCGAGCCTCGACGATCTCGCGCCGATGGCCGACTATTCGTTCATGGACACGCTTAACCGCGATCCTGAAGCAATGGCAGGCGGCATCGACTACGCGCCACGGCAGGTCTTTTCGGGCCACTATGTGCCTATCCGGCCTACGCCAATCGAAGAGCCCAGTTACGTCGCCCATAGCCAAAGTCTTTTTCGGGAACTGGGCTTCGAGGACAGCCTGGCGCAGTCGGACGACTTCGTGCGCATGTTCTCAGGCGACTTGTCCCACGTTCCTGATCCGCTGAGACCGGTTGGATGGGCCACCGGCTACGCGCTTTCCATTTATGGCACCGAATTCGTCCAGCAATGCCCGTTCCAGACCGGCAACGGCTACGGCGACGGCCGGGCCATTTCCGTGCTTGAGGCCTTGATCAACGGCAAGCGGTGGGAAATGCAGCTTAAAGGGGGAGGGCGCACACCCTATTGCCGCGGCGCCGATGGCCGGGCGGTTTTGCGCTCCAGTGTGCGGGAGTTCCTGGCACAGGAGCACATGCACGCGCTCGGCGTGCCCACCTCACGATCCCTGAGCCTCTATGTATCAAAAACAGAGACGGTGAACCGCCCCTGGTATTCGCCGGGCTCCCGTTCAACCGATCCGGATGTCATGGTATCGGAGCCCGTTGCCATCTCCACGCGCGTGGCCCCGTCGTTCATCCGGGTAGGGCAGCTCGAACTCTTCGGTCGCCGCGCCCGCAAGCAGGAAAATCCGCGGGCACTGGAGGAGCTCGAGAAGATCGTATTGCACCTGATCCATCGCGAGTATAGCGAGACGATTGATCCCTCTCTGGCCCTCGCCGATCAAGTCGTTTACCTTGCGCGTGCGTTTCGCAGCCGGCTGACCTCGCTCGTGGCCAACTGGATCCGTGTTGGTTACTGCCAGGGCAACTTCAACAGCGACAACTGTGCCGCTGGTGGCTTCACCCTCGACTATGGACCGTTTGGATTCTGCGAAGTGTTTGATCCGTACTATCAGCCCTGGACCGGCGGCGGCCAACACTTTTCATTCCTCAACCAGCCCATGGCGGCGGAACGTAACTTCTATTCATTCTGTTCCGCGGTTCGGCCACTGTTGACGGGGGATCCAGATGCGCTGCAACAGCTTGACCAGATTCAGGGTGATTTCCCTAAGGTCATGCACGAGCAGATGGAGAAGATGTGGGCTGCCAAACTGGGACTGGAGGCATTTGACGGGGCCTTGTTCAGCGAACTGGTAACGCTGATGACGCAGACACCCGTCGATTACATCCTGTTCTTCCGGGAGCTCTCCTCGGTACCAGATGACATCGAGCCGCTTAAAAAGAGCTTCTACAAGAGCCGGGCCTGTGCAGCTGACCCAGAAAGCTTCGAGAAGCGATGGTCCGACTGGCTCATCAAATGGAAATCGCACATTCGGTCTGGGTCACGGGAAGCGCTTTCCAGCCAAATGAAGCAGGCCAATCCCAAGTACAGTCTCAGGGAGTGGTTTGTCGTGCCTGCGTATCAGCAAGCGGCAGCAGGAGATTATGCATTGCTGCATGAATTGCAGGATGTCATGACGCAGCCATACGCCGAGCAATCGAAAAAGGTGGAAGAGAAATACTACAGGCTGAAGCCACCGGAGTACTTTGAACTTGGTGGGACGTCACATCTTAGCTGTTCGTCGTGA
- a CDS encoding TetR/AcrR family transcriptional regulator, producing the protein MKAVNAIKTRRRGAELERALLDEAWNELVEHGYAKLTMEAVASRAGTSRSVLARRWDSRFSLTIAAIRQQLARYPLEVADRGEVRSELLAFLERVSERTAVIAVVFSLLASEYFQDSSSPPRELREVLIDGETNELAAILHRAVGRGEIDSQKLTPSIKTLLSDLFRHHAIMNLSAPSKELRTSWVDEIFLPLVRI; encoded by the coding sequence ATGAAGGCGGTAAACGCGATAAAAACAAGACGCCGGGGCGCAGAATTGGAGCGTGCACTCCTTGACGAAGCCTGGAATGAACTGGTCGAGCACGGTTACGCCAAGTTGACGATGGAAGCGGTTGCCTCAAGAGCCGGCACGAGCCGTTCGGTCCTCGCACGGCGTTGGGATAGCAGGTTCTCGCTGACCATTGCCGCCATTCGTCAGCAATTGGCCCGGTACCCTCTGGAAGTCGCTGACCGTGGGGAAGTGAGATCAGAGTTATTGGCGTTTCTCGAGCGCGTCAGCGAACGTACTGCGGTCATTGCGGTTGTCTTTTCTCTACTCGCCAGCGAATACTTTCAGGATTCATCCTCTCCGCCACGAGAACTTCGTGAAGTGTTGATAGATGGCGAGACAAATGAGCTGGCTGCCATACTGCATAGGGCAGTGGGACGTGGCGAAATTGACTCGCAAAAATTGACACCTTCCATTAAGACACTGTTGAGCGACCTTTTTCGCCATCACGCCATTATGAATCTGTCAGCTCCTTCCAAGGAGTTACGTACATCGTGGGTTGATGAAATATTTCTGCCTCTGGTTCGCATCTGA
- a CDS encoding MFS transporter: protein MSTAYKWYVVAILMLCQLLASIDARLPYILVEALKEDLALSDMQIGLITGPAFSLTYAICAIPIARLSDRRSRIGIIGVAITVWSGFTAFAGFAGSFASFALTRVGVAIGESALTPAAHSLIAHYIPRRSHAKGIAVYSFGVAAGALVAFAAGGYIGDRFGWRMAFVVIGGLGLFLSILLIATVREPARVLTARARTSVRRGVLGLLRCPVIRHVTVGGALVGFSSGAINAWAPAYIMRTFNLSATDAGLSYGIIAGLLAMIGTLAGGFVGSWLSKRHSGYALHMLSGVLGLAMAAQVISLLVSSYFLFLSLLAIAVLLSCFYIGPTFATVHARVGPETYSFASAVTLFCVNGLGISMGAFVVGLLSDVLQSRGVVESLKWALVMVSAVKAWSALHYWRAGEEMFRLGKGSQQDSSR, encoded by the coding sequence GTGAGCACAGCCTACAAGTGGTATGTTGTCGCAATACTCATGCTCTGCCAATTGTTGGCATCGATTGACGCTCGCTTACCTTATATCCTGGTAGAGGCGCTCAAGGAGGATCTCGCTCTCAGCGATATGCAGATCGGCTTGATTACTGGTCCCGCATTTTCCTTAACTTACGCCATTTGCGCGATCCCCATTGCAAGACTATCCGATAGGAGGAGTCGCATTGGAATCATCGGCGTTGCGATCACGGTGTGGAGCGGCTTCACCGCATTCGCAGGTTTCGCCGGTAGTTTTGCGAGCTTTGCTCTCACACGTGTAGGTGTGGCAATTGGCGAATCGGCGCTTACACCTGCAGCTCACTCACTCATCGCTCACTATATTCCACGGCGGTCACACGCTAAGGGCATCGCCGTTTATTCCTTTGGGGTAGCTGCGGGGGCACTGGTTGCTTTTGCGGCGGGTGGCTACATCGGCGACCGTTTTGGCTGGCGTATGGCTTTCGTCGTTATCGGCGGCTTGGGCTTGTTTCTTTCGATCCTGCTGATCGCAACCGTACGGGAACCTGCACGTGTATTGACGGCCCGGGCACGTACGAGCGTTCGTCGAGGCGTACTTGGTTTACTTCGGTGTCCCGTCATTCGGCATGTCACTGTGGGAGGGGCCCTTGTAGGGTTCAGTTCAGGGGCAATCAACGCATGGGCTCCAGCCTATATCATGCGTACTTTTAATCTGTCCGCCACCGACGCCGGTCTGAGCTACGGCATTATTGCCGGGCTACTCGCCATGATAGGAACACTCGCGGGTGGTTTCGTCGGCAGTTGGCTCTCAAAACGCCACTCTGGATACGCGCTGCACATGCTGTCAGGCGTGCTGGGCCTTGCCATGGCGGCGCAGGTTATTTCCCTGCTGGTTAGCTCTTATTTCCTGTTCCTGTCGCTCCTCGCCATCGCGGTGTTGCTAAGCTGCTTCTATATCGGCCCGACATTCGCCACCGTCCACGCCAGAGTGGGGCCGGAAACGTACAGTTTTGCGTCTGCCGTAACCCTGTTCTGCGTTAACGGATTGGGTATCTCGATGGGCGCGTTCGTCGTCGGTCTTCTGAGCGATGTGCTGCAGAGCCGAGGCGTGGTCGAGAGCCTGAAGTGGGCGCTGGTCATGGTGTCTGCGGTTAAGGCTTGGTCGGCACTGCATTATTGGCGGGCGGGAGAAGAAATGTTTCGGCTTGGAAAAGGCAGCCAGCAAGATAGCTCCCGATGA
- a CDS encoding MipA/OmpV family protein, translated as MVVLLLWKLPAVAKEEDHVAVGIGSAALPRFQGSEDYRAEPVPLVDIKQWRFFAKTGDGIGLNLYEGRRVTVGASVSWMQGYDEDDVPEGIGELDSELGGRVFISTELYGITATVSGTQALSEEERGLIATARIAYPYQLTERFLIVSSIAANWGDEQYMNSYFGVDGTRAANSGLPLYEPSAGFKDVSLRLAFRYELSADWGVGGAIEGSQLMNTAYDSPFVETKTQARALVGVTYRF; from the coding sequence TTGGTTGTACTGCTGCTTTGGAAACTGCCTGCCGTGGCGAAGGAAGAAGATCACGTGGCTGTAGGTATTGGATCGGCAGCCCTTCCCCGCTTTCAGGGTTCTGAAGACTATCGTGCGGAGCCTGTTCCTTTGGTGGACATTAAACAATGGCGGTTCTTTGCGAAGACCGGAGACGGTATTGGCCTGAATCTGTATGAGGGGCGTCGGGTTACAGTTGGCGCAAGCGTGTCATGGATGCAGGGCTATGACGAAGACGATGTGCCCGAGGGTATCGGCGAACTGGATTCTGAGCTGGGCGGTCGAGTGTTCATTTCAACGGAGCTATACGGAATAACTGCAACGGTGTCCGGTACGCAGGCGCTGTCCGAAGAAGAGCGGGGTCTCATCGCCACGGCGCGCATCGCCTATCCCTATCAGCTTACCGAAAGATTCCTGATCGTCTCCAGCATTGCCGCAAACTGGGGGGACGAACAATACATGAACAGCTATTTCGGTGTCGATGGCACGCGCGCCGCAAACTCTGGACTACCGCTATATGAACCCTCAGCGGGGTTCAAGGATGTCTCGCTCCGCTTGGCGTTTCGGTATGAACTCAGTGCTGACTGGGGAGTCGGCGGTGCAATTGAGGGCAGCCAGCTTATGAACACTGCATACGATAGCCCTTTTGTTGAGACCAAAACGCAAGCGCGGGCTTTGGTAGGCGTGACTTATAGGTTCTAG
- a CDS encoding enoyl-CoA hydratase/isomerase family protein: MTWDPAKEWAGYVPTRPFEEYSKQYEDFFKMRRQDGIIELRLHTNDGPYRHTHAAHSAWSRVWQDVGNDPDNHVLIITGTGDKWMIGDPKGLNPKPASDLDPEHTFRRLMDGWKHIENFIYGIDIPTIAAVNGPGVHTEFGILCDVTLAAPDADFMDPHFWLGSPPGDGQAMALQALMGQKRSAYYIYGAKSIPAPKAVEFGIVNDIFPREELLEKAWELARFMMLRPRYTRWATHNILSRHWKKALAQDFGFHMAHQMLANVASKSIVPDPELLKSRDPI; encoded by the coding sequence ATGACATGGGACCCCGCTAAAGAATGGGCAGGCTACGTCCCCACTAGGCCATTCGAAGAGTATTCCAAGCAGTATGAGGACTTCTTCAAAATGAGGCGTCAGGACGGCATCATCGAACTGCGTCTCCATACCAACGACGGTCCATATCGGCATACCCACGCCGCTCACAGTGCATGGTCGAGGGTCTGGCAAGACGTCGGGAATGATCCTGACAACCACGTGCTGATCATCACAGGGACGGGGGACAAGTGGATGATCGGTGACCCGAAAGGGCTGAACCCCAAACCCGCATCCGATCTCGATCCCGAACATACGTTCCGGAGACTGATGGACGGATGGAAGCATATCGAGAACTTTATCTACGGGATTGATATCCCAACCATCGCTGCCGTGAACGGCCCCGGAGTGCACACCGAATTCGGCATTCTATGCGACGTCACACTGGCGGCGCCCGATGCCGATTTTATGGATCCACATTTTTGGCTGGGCAGCCCTCCCGGGGATGGCCAAGCGATGGCCTTGCAGGCTTTAATGGGGCAGAAGCGGTCCGCTTATTATATTTATGGTGCGAAGTCGATTCCGGCACCGAAGGCTGTTGAGTTCGGAATCGTCAACGACATATTCCCACGCGAGGAGCTGCTCGAGAAAGCCTGGGAGCTCGCGCGATTCATGATGTTGCGCCCGCGCTATACCCGGTGGGCCACCCACAACATCCTGTCGCGACATTGGAAAAAAGCACTGGCACAGGATTTCGGCTTTCATATGGCGCATCAGATGCTGGCAAATGTAGCAAGCAAGTCGATTGTGCCTGATCCGGAACTCTTGAAGTCACGAGATCCTATTTAA